Proteins co-encoded in one Armatimonadota bacterium genomic window:
- a CDS encoding Gfo/Idh/MocA family oxidoreductase, protein MIKELQVALIGLDTSHTIEFARRMQSPDCAPEQRVVGMKAVTCLRFETPFQDEEGLNKRQEQLEQWGVKVTTDFEEAVANCDAIMLEINDPAYHLEYFTKCADLGKPIFLDKPLADTIENGRKIYELAKEKNVRVFSASSLRFVPQLIEACKTIPVPKFVTVYGPLGKAPAGSSIVWYGVHAFEMLERAMGRGAIAVTARCDGAGVVAIVDYPEGVRGVVELNEGSWIYGGCLRTKDKAEPFVVNMARAYSDELELVGKFFQGGDAPVEMEDTLEVMAMLDAAERSVQSGKTESV, encoded by the coding sequence GTGATTAAGGAGTTGCAAGTAGCTTTAATCGGTTTAGATACCAGCCATACAATTGAGTTTGCAAGAAGGATGCAGTCACCAGATTGTGCACCAGAGCAAAGGGTTGTTGGAATGAAGGCTGTCACTTGTCTCAGGTTCGAAACGCCCTTCCAAGACGAGGAAGGCTTGAATAAGAGACAGGAACAGTTGGAGCAGTGGGGAGTAAAGGTTACAACCGACTTTGAAGAAGCAGTTGCCAACTGCGATGCGATAATGCTTGAAATAAACGATCCTGCTTACCATTTGGAGTATTTCACCAAATGCGCAGACCTTGGCAAACCCATATTCTTGGATAAGCCACTGGCTGACACAATCGAAAACGGCAGGAAAATCTACGAATTGGCGAAAGAGAAAAATGTCCGAGTTTTCTCGGCGTCTTCTTTGCGCTTTGTGCCCCAGTTAATTGAGGCTTGTAAAACAATACCTGTGCCGAAATTTGTTACTGTGTATGGCCCGCTCGGTAAGGCGCCAGCAGGAAGCTCGATTGTATGGTATGGCGTCCATGCTTTCGAAATGCTCGAACGTGCGATGGGTCGAGGAGCAATTGCAGTTACAGCTCGGTGCGATGGTGCGGGCGTTGTTGCGATTGTGGATTATCCTGAGGGCGTGCGCGGCGTTGTCGAATTGAATGAAGGTTCGTGGATTTATGGCGGTTGTCTGCGGACAAAGGACAAAGCTGAGCCCTTTGTTGTAAATATGGCTAGGGCTTACTCAGATGAGCTTGAGCTCGTGGGGAAATTCTTCCAAGGCGGCGACGCACCTGTCGAAATGGAGGATACACTAGAGGTAATGGCAATGCTGGACGCCGCAGAACGCTCTGTACAAAGTGGAAAAACCGAATCGGTTTAA
- a CDS encoding TonB-dependent receptor, with protein sequence MRRRTVCATLALAFALQMVVVVSLPVYGGTTGIISGVVADSATGEKLAGVNIIVEGTNLTTVTDSNGYYVITNVPPGDYKVTASLVGYSDARAEKVSVLMDVTATVNFSMEQAVAEEEEVVVTESRPMIQKDMVPTMYVVDQHQEKMVRSQPQFLYQAPGLVATQPGVVSDAEGYPHIRGGRVNQVNWMIDGIPITEPLTNSFGTNAVTVGMDKMEIYTGGYRPEYGNAISGVFNQVVKSGRNFPGVSLEVIGGSNAFKAVYPEIGGATPNGLDYYVGAYLWHSEFERLQYNEADCADMIGKFTYPMNNRNKLTLLVANGSAKYQFPSVHTYTYGTSGLVEIPPERDHQHQSYSLTALTFNHTINSKSFFTLRPYLLTNKWQVDAISDDIGYWWDAKSETFGLQFDYTNQLSPKHLLKAGAIRMASDNNYWATVPAYGDYEYTANTDTVQTGLYLQDQMTLNDRWSAEVGLRYDRMKYDKVVNPDTSESQLSPRLGLAYVVDPKTRLRCSWGKMIQFVYTQAIERNYTNPVWNEWYGLGNADLKPERSSQFDIGWEREVAKDCLLQVTPFYRKFVDLLQVRSINPEDPTAPPFVYDNLGEGTSKGVEIMFKKRPSNNWSGWLAYTWSVSKAQASNDRETVTPGVMQYVDWDQRHTAVLVLNYMNKGWSYSLMGEYGSGLPYNLADEPVNSRRVSPHLVFNLSIMREITGGWLPQGQMYLHIGNLFNVGGALDKGEDGEPTAWISPRFVSMGYVRKF encoded by the coding sequence TTGCGCAGACGAACGGTATGCGCCACATTGGCTCTAGCGTTTGCGCTCCAGATGGTTGTCGTAGTCAGTTTGCCTGTCTATGGGGGCACAACGGGTATAATTTCCGGGGTGGTGGCTGATTCGGCAACCGGCGAGAAGCTGGCTGGAGTCAATATCATTGTTGAAGGCACGAATTTAACGACGGTAACAGATTCCAATGGTTACTATGTCATAACAAACGTGCCTCCTGGGGATTATAAGGTAACGGCTAGCCTAGTAGGCTATTCCGACGCGCGGGCAGAAAAGGTGTCGGTGCTTATGGATGTTACTGCTACCGTCAATTTCTCGATGGAGCAGGCTGTGGCTGAAGAGGAAGAAGTTGTCGTTACCGAGTCAAGGCCGATGATTCAAAAAGATATGGTTCCCACAATGTATGTGGTTGACCAACACCAGGAGAAGATGGTCAGAAGTCAACCCCAATTTCTTTATCAAGCCCCAGGACTAGTGGCAACCCAGCCAGGAGTAGTATCTGATGCCGAGGGTTATCCCCACATTCGAGGTGGGCGCGTGAACCAGGTGAATTGGATGATCGATGGCATTCCAATTACCGAACCGCTTACAAACTCCTTTGGTACAAACGCTGTAACTGTTGGCATGGATAAGATGGAAATCTACACAGGTGGATATAGACCTGAGTATGGGAACGCAATCTCCGGCGTATTCAACCAGGTGGTAAAAAGCGGTCGCAACTTCCCTGGCGTGTCCCTTGAGGTAATCGGCGGGTCGAATGCTTTCAAGGCTGTTTATCCTGAGATCGGTGGAGCAACTCCAAATGGACTTGACTACTATGTCGGTGCATATCTTTGGCATTCGGAGTTTGAACGACTGCAATACAACGAAGCCGACTGTGCCGATATGATTGGCAAGTTTACCTACCCAATGAACAATAGGAATAAGCTTACACTGCTAGTGGCAAACGGTTCGGCTAAATATCAGTTTCCTTCTGTTCATACTTATACATATGGCACAAGCGGACTTGTTGAGATTCCGCCTGAGCGTGACCACCAACACCAGTCTTATTCACTTACAGCGCTTACCTTTAACCATACTATTAACTCGAAATCATTTTTTACTCTCAGGCCCTATCTATTGACCAATAAGTGGCAGGTTGATGCAATTTCCGATGACATCGGATATTGGTGGGATGCCAAGTCGGAGACGTTCGGCCTACAGTTTGATTACACTAATCAGCTCTCACCAAAGCATCTGCTTAAGGCAGGTGCGATTCGCATGGCGAGCGACAACAACTACTGGGCGACTGTGCCGGCTTATGGCGATTATGAGTATACCGCCAATACCGATACAGTGCAAACGGGCCTTTATCTTCAAGACCAAATGACACTTAACGACCGGTGGTCTGCCGAAGTCGGCTTGAGGTATGACCGCATGAAGTATGACAAGGTCGTCAACCCTGATACTTCTGAATCACAGCTCAGCCCGAGATTGGGACTTGCCTACGTTGTTGACCCAAAGACGCGACTACGATGCTCTTGGGGTAAGATGATTCAGTTTGTTTACACGCAAGCTATCGAGCGCAACTATACGAATCCTGTTTGGAATGAGTGGTATGGGCTTGGAAACGCTGACCTGAAACCAGAGCGCAGTTCACAGTTCGACATTGGTTGGGAACGCGAGGTTGCAAAGGATTGCTTGCTTCAGGTAACGCCATTCTACAGGAAGTTCGTTGACCTTCTTCAAGTGCGGTCTATCAACCCTGAAGACCCAACCGCACCTCCATTCGTGTATGATAATCTCGGCGAGGGAACTAGCAAGGGAGTCGAAATTATGTTCAAAAAGCGCCCGAGCAATAATTGGTCGGGTTGGCTAGCATACACCTGGTCTGTATCTAAAGCCCAGGCTAGCAATGATAGAGAAACCGTCACGCCTGGTGTAATGCAGTATGTGGATTGGGACCAGAGACACACTGCCGTGCTAGTGCTAAATTACATGAATAAGGGTTGGAGCTACAGTCTCATGGGAGAGTACGGTAGTGGACTTCCCTATAACCTTGCCGACGAGCCAGTGAATTCTCGCCGTGTTTCGCCCCATTTGGTTTTCAATTTAAGCATAATGCGCGAGATTACCGGCGGATGGCTACCCCAGGGACAGATGTACTTGCATATCGGAAACCTATTCAATGTTGGGGGAGCCCTGGATAAGGGCGAAGACGGCGAACCGACAGCATGGATTTCGCCAAGGTTTGTAAGCATGGGATATGTAAGAAAGTTCTAA
- a CDS encoding fused MFS/spermidine synthase — MIFAGNLYSISIWLLVFATGWFVMLTELVAARVLAPYFGNSIYVWGSVIAIFLVTLAIGYAFGGRLTRKSISAFVPITSAAVAGLYVACTPLYQDLLSGWLCKTGLELKWGALLASAILYGPPMVLLGSVSPYCIQLATKVHTEAGHHAGLLYAISTVGSFGGSLVTAFYLIPMLPLTAITVFAGVTLAAIALIVALVILKRILLVIGLTATLAVVAVILGCRHNDSSWHALKAYQYPLHNYLLSNTPPSEMRPILDKAQAEARKEAEKFMQMPATTIFERETPYHHIHIYQEGPIRKLVFGKAQFRSPQSVIDMRDLRYHFF; from the coding sequence ATGATATTTGCAGGCAATCTATATAGTATATCAATATGGCTCCTGGTATTTGCAACTGGCTGGTTCGTAATGCTTACAGAATTGGTAGCCGCACGCGTCCTAGCTCCCTATTTTGGCAACAGCATTTACGTATGGGGTAGTGTTATTGCTATTTTCTTAGTCACGCTTGCAATTGGCTATGCTTTTGGAGGTCGGCTAACTAGAAAATCAATTTCGGCTTTCGTTCCCATAACCTCGGCCGCAGTAGCAGGTTTGTATGTCGCCTGCACACCACTTTATCAAGATTTGCTTTCCGGATGGCTTTGCAAAACGGGGCTTGAGCTAAAATGGGGAGCGCTATTAGCGTCTGCAATTTTGTATGGACCACCCATGGTTCTACTTGGAAGCGTATCTCCATACTGCATTCAATTAGCAACCAAGGTGCACACTGAAGCTGGCCACCATGCAGGCTTGCTATATGCCATCTCCACAGTTGGGAGCTTCGGCGGAAGCCTGGTTACTGCCTTTTACCTAATACCAATGCTCCCATTAACAGCAATTACGGTGTTTGCCGGTGTAACACTGGCTGCAATCGCTCTAATTGTTGCTCTTGTTATATTAAAGAGAATTCTCCTGGTTATTGGGCTAACTGCGACATTGGCTGTGGTTGCGGTAATATTAGGATGTCGCCATAACGATTCATCTTGGCACGCACTTAAGGCATACCAGTATCCACTACATAACTATCTCCTTAGCAATACTCCTCCTTCGGAAATGCGCCCAATTTTAGATAAAGCGCAAGCAGAGGCACGCAAGGAAGCAGAAAAGTTTATGCAAATGCCCGCGACTACAATCTTTGAGCGAGAAACACCTTATCACCACATCCACATCTATCAAGAAGGACCTATACGTAAGCTGGTATTTGGAAAAGCCCAATTCCGCTCGCCACAGAGTGTCATTGATATGCGAGATCTCCGATACCATTTCTTCTGA
- a CDS encoding SpoIIE family protein phosphatase — MAASLANGILSSIPQEDLHSILVATLAKIPCLFFILSSTDYQIIFLNDRMTSLVKNLGLKEPADALNKTPWEVSSELKQLKPLLDHLKETAEILKTENLKLNIGGRTMYFDVIAIPNINSRTKEINSISVFCLDVTERKNTENNLKDSEQKYRTLMETSPDSITVTDLNGIITMSNAKMRGITGYSATELLGMNVIDLVAPEDKPRARETALLVSEEGQTVHTEHILVRKDGSHFHAETSISPLRNEEGAIIGAIIVARDITQRKQIEELNAVLSTITTALISTFNYDEIMRRVVAEASRLVGADAVGVCVREDYSWVVKYLHNLPESIWGLRISDKENPAFALVAASREPLAISDVSKETIITSAAKVFNAKSIMLVPLIIRNEVIGILFFIRQKEPIGFSDQEVNFARRLGDSVSLALANARLYEAQREAARREAEARLEAQQQLAQLQKALLPPKPTIGKGYNVAAKYIPALRAEIGGDFYDVFPTESGRIGILIGDVSGKGIEAAALAASTRSTARAFAYETSSAATTLGHTNSVLINQGYTSGSFVTLFLGILDLDTGKLGYSIARQPPPLVRRGTTGEVETLLLGQPPLCVLERLEFEEHSTRLNPNDKFILYTDGIIEARHDLSFFGAEELKKIIHKFGARSCQYLLDAILKAINNWTGGQLSDDIALIVIERTIG; from the coding sequence ATGGCTGCTAGCCTTGCCAATGGAATACTATCAAGCATACCGCAGGAAGACCTTCATTCAATACTAGTTGCCACACTTGCAAAGATTCCTTGTTTATTCTTCATTTTATCATCCACAGACTACCAAATTATTTTTCTAAATGACCGTATGACTTCGCTAGTCAAAAACTTGGGGCTTAAAGAACCTGCGGATGCACTAAACAAGACCCCTTGGGAAGTATCATCCGAACTAAAACAACTAAAACCGCTATTAGACCACCTCAAGGAAACTGCCGAAATACTCAAGACAGAGAACTTAAAACTCAACATTGGCGGGCGCACTATGTACTTTGATGTCATTGCTATTCCAAACATCAATTCCCGCACAAAAGAAATAAACTCTATTTCGGTTTTCTGCCTTGACGTTACTGAGCGGAAGAATACTGAGAATAACCTCAAAGATAGCGAACAGAAATATCGCACCCTAATGGAAACCTCTCCCGACTCGATAACTGTAACAGACCTTAATGGAATAATCACGATGTCCAACGCTAAAATGCGTGGGATAACAGGCTATTCTGCCACAGAGCTTCTGGGGATGAACGTCATTGATTTGGTTGCTCCAGAGGACAAGCCTCGGGCGAGAGAAACTGCCCTCCTAGTTTCCGAAGAAGGACAAACTGTGCACACCGAGCACATTCTAGTTCGCAAAGACGGGTCCCATTTTCACGCGGAAACTAGCATATCACCGTTAAGAAACGAAGAAGGAGCAATAATAGGGGCAATTATAGTTGCGAGGGACATTACCCAGCGAAAGCAGATTGAAGAACTAAATGCAGTACTTAGCACAATAACTACTGCGCTTATATCGACTTTCAACTACGATGAGATAATGCGACGTGTCGTCGCAGAAGCCAGCAGATTAGTGGGCGCCGACGCAGTTGGGGTATGCGTGCGTGAAGATTACTCTTGGGTGGTCAAGTATCTGCACAATCTGCCCGAGAGCATTTGGGGGCTGCGAATTAGCGACAAGGAAAATCCTGCTTTTGCGTTGGTTGCCGCAAGCCGAGAACCCTTAGCGATAAGTGATGTTTCAAAAGAGACAATTATTACATCCGCCGCAAAAGTCTTTAACGCTAAATCAATTATGCTTGTTCCTCTCATTATAAGAAACGAGGTGATAGGTATTCTCTTCTTTATTCGCCAAAAGGAACCCATTGGCTTTTCGGACCAGGAAGTTAATTTTGCCCGAAGGCTTGGTGATTCGGTGTCGCTTGCACTAGCAAATGCGCGGCTTTATGAGGCGCAACGCGAAGCGGCTAGGCGAGAAGCAGAAGCACGCCTTGAGGCTCAACAGCAATTAGCACAATTGCAAAAAGCTCTATTGCCACCAAAACCAACTATAGGTAAGGGGTATAACGTAGCAGCCAAATATATTCCAGCACTAAGAGCAGAGATTGGCGGCGACTTCTACGATGTTTTCCCTACGGAATCGGGAAGAATTGGAATTCTCATAGGCGATGTATCCGGCAAAGGAATTGAGGCAGCGGCACTTGCAGCTTCGACCCGGAGCACAGCCAGAGCTTTCGCATACGAAACATCAAGTGCAGCTACAACCCTTGGCCACACGAATTCCGTCCTTATCAACCAAGGTTATACCTCTGGTTCGTTTGTAACATTATTCCTGGGCATTCTGGACCTTGACACGGGAAAGTTAGGATACTCAATCGCAAGACAACCTCCGCCTTTGGTACGCAGGGGAACGACTGGCGAAGTAGAAACCCTCTTGCTCGGCCAACCGCCGCTGTGTGTTTTAGAGAGGTTAGAGTTTGAAGAGCACTCAACTAGGCTAAACCCCAATGACAAGTTCATCCTTTATACGGATGGAATCATTGAAGCCCGGCACGATTTAAGCTTCTTTGGGGCAGAAGAACTCAAAAAAATCATTCATAAATTCGGCGCTCGTTCTTGCCAGTATCTGTTGGACGCAATACTCAAAGCCATCAACAATTGGACTGGAGGCCAGCTTTCCGACGACATTGCACTCATAGTTATCGAGCGAACCATTGGCTAG
- a CDS encoding 4Fe-4S binding protein → MTKTVRRICQIIFLAFFLVLILITAYPFEHNLATDFFVQLSPLVALGASIASRTLIWEAISFSLIIIVLSIILGRVFCGWICPLGTTLDISDVLFFQNRRKKASNSPRKIKYYILSGLFMTALFSTQAIYLLDPMCLFTRTVVLAFIAPVQMMLKWLNELGTAWSSGTFEPTIWLGTKISSFLGMRPFISNTQVYFRSSLIVFAIFATIIGLNSISRRFWCRNLCPLGALLGLFSLSPILKRKVGIKCNECSRCTTDCKMDAIPKTPRLTQATECIVCFDCVEICPQNTVSFGIRLKSERHKETALDISRRHVLQGAGIGLAFAALVKVDPARKLAINGEMPIKLSSDTLIRPPGSVAEDKFIARCVRCGMCMKACPTNGLQPAFHEAGIEGFWTPILMPRIGYCQEDCNICGSICPTNAIEPFGTAEKKHIFIGTACIDRSKCIAWYADKKCLVCDEHCSYKAIYWKVVDGNNRPFVNEKKCVGCGICEAKCPIQPSAAIRVFSYGDKRHMTRDEQKTWSEN, encoded by the coding sequence ATGACAAAGACTGTTCGCCGAATCTGCCAAATTATCTTTCTTGCCTTTTTCCTAGTGCTGATACTTATAACCGCCTACCCATTCGAGCATAACCTTGCGACCGACTTTTTTGTCCAACTAAGCCCCCTGGTCGCTTTAGGAGCGAGCATTGCCTCGCGAACTTTAATTTGGGAAGCCATTAGCTTTTCCCTAATCATCATCGTGCTGAGCATAATCCTAGGAAGGGTATTCTGTGGATGGATTTGCCCCTTAGGCACAACCCTTGATATATCCGACGTACTTTTCTTCCAAAATCGACGTAAAAAGGCTTCAAATTCGCCTCGCAAAATTAAGTACTATATTCTATCTGGATTATTTATGACTGCCCTATTTTCCACTCAGGCAATTTACTTGCTTGACCCAATGTGCCTATTCACACGAACTGTCGTTCTCGCATTCATAGCGCCTGTGCAAATGATGCTTAAGTGGTTAAACGAACTTGGTACCGCTTGGTCGTCAGGTACATTCGAACCAACTATTTGGCTAGGAACAAAAATAAGCAGCTTCCTAGGAATGCGGCCTTTCATCTCGAACACCCAAGTTTATTTCCGAAGTAGTCTTATAGTTTTTGCCATCTTCGCCACCATTATTGGGCTTAATAGCATATCCCGCCGTTTCTGGTGTCGAAACCTCTGTCCACTCGGTGCGCTCTTAGGCCTATTTTCATTGTCTCCCATACTCAAACGAAAAGTCGGAATAAAGTGTAATGAATGCTCACGTTGCACAACTGACTGCAAAATGGATGCAATACCAAAAACCCCCAGGCTTACACAAGCTACCGAGTGCATTGTGTGTTTTGATTGTGTAGAGATATGTCCCCAAAACACCGTGAGCTTTGGTATTCGATTGAAGTCTGAACGTCATAAAGAAACAGCGCTTGATATCTCACGGAGACATGTACTTCAAGGTGCGGGAATCGGGCTGGCTTTTGCCGCATTAGTCAAAGTAGACCCCGCTCGCAAGCTCGCCATTAATGGCGAAATGCCTATTAAGCTGAGCAGTGATACTCTCATCCGCCCGCCTGGTTCGGTAGCTGAGGATAAGTTCATAGCCAGATGCGTACGGTGTGGAATGTGCATGAAAGCTTGCCCCACGAATGGCTTACAACCAGCCTTCCACGAAGCAGGAATTGAAGGCTTCTGGACTCCAATTCTCATGCCAAGAATTGGATACTGTCAGGAAGACTGTAATATCTGCGGCAGTATCTGTCCAACTAATGCAATCGAACCGTTCGGCACGGCAGAAAAGAAGCACATTTTTATTGGTACAGCCTGCATTGACCGAAGCAAATGCATTGCCTGGTATGCTGATAAAAAATGCCTAGTCTGTGACGAACACTGCTCCTACAAAGCCATTTACTGGAAGGTAGTTGATGGAAACAACCGCCCGTTTGTTAATGAAAAGAAGTGCGTCGGGTGCGGAATTTGCGAAGCAAAATGCCCCATCCAACCCTCTGCCGCAATCCGAGTATTCTCTTACGGCGACAAGCGCCATATGACACGTGACGAACAGAAAACATGGTCTGAAAATTAA
- a CDS encoding fused MFS/spermidine synthase, with product MLSFAAMLYQPKPKRVCIIGIGGAVIPRALELCVPGVKIDAVEIDPTIVQLAQKYFYWRPSKNTRIYIGDGRWFLSCCITNKKPKYDWIILDAYSDDYVPFHLTTVEFFNIVKRALAPNGVVASNLAVTDDLYGCEARTLHAIFGNATSFIGHRSGNIILVAQNGRSKSFTAKEAAKAAKKIKLPPNTGIDMRHIVSCLAEQMTFAPTGPILSDRWSPVEILLKRQ from the coding sequence ATGCTATCATTTGCCGCAATGCTTTACCAACCCAAGCCCAAACGGGTTTGCATTATCGGAATAGGAGGAGCAGTTATCCCTCGAGCATTAGAGTTGTGTGTTCCCGGCGTGAAGATAGATGCAGTAGAAATAGACCCCACAATTGTACAACTAGCACAGAAGTACTTTTATTGGCGACCAAGCAAGAACACTCGCATATATATCGGAGATGGCCGTTGGTTTTTGAGTTGTTGCATTACAAATAAGAAACCGAAATACGATTGGATAATACTCGATGCTTACAGCGACGATTATGTGCCGTTTCATCTCACCACTGTTGAATTCTTCAATATAGTAAAACGTGCGCTAGCTCCTAACGGCGTGGTAGCATCTAACCTTGCTGTTACAGATGACCTTTATGGTTGTGAAGCACGCACGCTTCATGCAATTTTCGGGAATGCAACTTCCTTTATTGGACATCGCAGTGGCAACATAATCCTTGTCGCCCAAAATGGCCGGAGCAAATCTTTTACTGCAAAGGAAGCGGCCAAAGCGGCAAAAAAAATCAAACTACCGCCCAATACCGGTATAGACATGCGACACATAGTCAGCTGTCTTGCAGAACAGATGACTTTCGCCCCAACGGGACCAATCCTAAGCGACCGCTGGTCGCCAGTTGAGATATTACTTAAGCGCCAATAA
- a CDS encoding ATP-binding protein yields the protein MRPDEIGCFVEMRVRPHASECSRIRRIVSFLAFHKLHNYAATYDLELAVGEAFSNAIKYGGGDNIFLVVNATSSRELVVEFYYKGESFDTAIEFPNDCLSGNGGFGRYIMSEVLDDIEYLFLDGYTRLRIVKRAFDY from the coding sequence GTGAGACCAGACGAAATTGGTTGCTTTGTTGAAATGCGAGTTCGCCCGCATGCTTCTGAATGTTCCAGGATTCGGCGAATTGTATCATTTCTAGCGTTCCATAAACTTCATAATTATGCTGCTACCTATGACCTTGAACTCGCTGTAGGCGAGGCGTTCAGCAATGCAATAAAATATGGAGGTGGCGACAATATCTTCCTAGTAGTAAATGCCACGTCTTCTAGAGAGTTAGTGGTCGAGTTTTATTACAAGGGAGAAAGCTTCGACACAGCGATTGAGTTTCCTAATGATTGCTTGAGTGGCAATGGCGGCTTTGGTAGATATATCATGAGCGAGGTTCTCGATGATATAGAATATCTATTCCTTGATGGTTACACACGCCTTCGCATTGTAAAGCGAGCCTTTGACTACTAA
- a CDS encoding gamma-glutamyltransferase, translating into MDNECKSIKTGEVIGPHPRAVEAGKRVLAEGGNAVDAAVAAAWVSAVVRPDQNGICGYGGAIVIHFANEKQTHCIDFDTEAPAAAHENMYSLVEDPNALYRYVDANKANQRGYLCISVPGTVAGLSHAAEKFGTMSPSDLIQPAIQACYEGFDIDAYLAGLLKNQAQTFMQYPGTKAMFYPNGEPLPEGTIVPNLESAEVLKAIAKNGPDAFYKGEIAHHIAKHVQQHGGILTFEDMAAYRPRTPQAIEATVGHLTIMTAPPPAGGISPLQATLVSDQLSKMIDLEPNSPEEIRARLEVLRLVWWDRFDHLGDPTFVSFPYLSLIENGYVGELAFRVKHVLNQKPTNLGPESQAGQGGTVHISAVDKDCNLVSLTLTHGLGLGSAVVIPGTGMVMSGGMFLFDPAPGKANSPAPKKRPLNNMSPTIILKDGEPFITIGATGGRKIIGNMHSALVHIARGFNVREAFLSPRIHFETRGKVFIECAPTETQEYLRALGFDVCQGSAELVGIQLDLDAERIISASWRPK; encoded by the coding sequence ATGGATAACGAATGCAAAAGCATAAAAACTGGAGAAGTTATCGGACCACATCCTAGGGCGGTAGAAGCTGGAAAACGCGTGCTCGCGGAAGGCGGAAACGCAGTTGATGCCGCAGTGGCAGCCGCATGGGTCTCAGCGGTTGTGCGACCAGACCAAAACGGAATATGTGGATACGGTGGTGCTATTGTTATTCACTTTGCCAATGAAAAGCAAACGCATTGCATAGATTTCGATACTGAAGCCCCGGCCGCAGCACATGAGAATATGTATTCGCTTGTAGAAGACCCCAATGCACTTTACCGCTATGTAGATGCAAACAAGGCAAACCAACGAGGATATCTATGTATATCGGTGCCCGGTACAGTTGCCGGACTTTCGCATGCCGCTGAGAAATTTGGCACAATGAGCCCTTCAGACCTTATCCAACCCGCTATCCAAGCTTGTTATGAGGGCTTTGATATAGACGCTTACTTAGCCGGACTCCTCAAAAACCAAGCGCAGACGTTTATGCAATATCCTGGCACAAAAGCCATGTTCTACCCAAATGGAGAACCACTTCCAGAGGGCACAATAGTACCAAACCTCGAATCCGCGGAGGTCCTCAAAGCAATAGCCAAAAATGGGCCAGATGCTTTCTATAAGGGAGAAATTGCGCATCATATTGCAAAACATGTTCAACAACACGGTGGAATACTTACCTTTGAAGACATGGCTGCCTATCGCCCTCGAACTCCTCAGGCAATCGAAGCCACAGTCGGTCATCTGACGATTATGACGGCGCCTCCCCCGGCGGGCGGGATAAGCCCGCTGCAGGCAACCTTAGTTTCTGACCAACTTAGCAAAATGATTGACCTCGAACCAAACAGTCCGGAGGAAATTCGTGCACGTTTAGAAGTCTTGCGCCTGGTTTGGTGGGACCGCTTCGACCACCTTGGCGACCCAACTTTTGTATCATTCCCTTATCTTAGCCTAATTGAAAACGGCTATGTTGGGGAACTAGCTTTCAGAGTCAAGCATGTACTAAACCAGAAACCAACGAACCTGGGGCCAGAAAGCCAAGCCGGCCAAGGAGGCACGGTTCATATTTCTGCAGTTGACAAGGATTGTAATCTTGTATCTCTCACGCTAACCCATGGCCTTGGATTGGGCTCGGCAGTTGTGATTCCTGGCACCGGAATGGTTATGAGCGGCGGCATGTTCTTGTTCGACCCCGCCCCAGGCAAAGCGAATTCCCCTGCCCCAAAGAAGCGACCGCTCAACAACATGTCGCCAACGATTATACTAAAAGATGGAGAACCATTTATTACAATTGGAGCAACGGGCGGCAGAAAAATCATTGGCAATATGCACAGCGCGCTTGTTCACATTGCTAGGGGATTTAACGTAAGAGAAGCATTTCTTTCTCCTAGGATTCACTTTGAGACACGCGGCAAAGTATTCATCGAGTGCGCTCCCACAGAAACCCAGGAATATCTTAGGGCATTGGGGTTTGATGTTTGCCAAGGTAGCGCAGAACTAGTTGGCATTCAACTAGATCTCGATGCCGAACGGATAATTTCTGCTAGTTGGCGCCCGAAATAG